The Bemisia tabaci chromosome 5, PGI_BMITA_v3 genome includes a window with the following:
- the LOC109032220 gene encoding uncharacterized protein encodes MPKQCSFANCKNYDTGGALSFFRFPKDHSLCQVWLSACKQNTNVSNGRICQVHFSPEDFEAPQIFKTTRRKRLRKNAIPNLLLSTCETNACPNSLLSTSEAIASQEEDDNNIEVSRETCCVAGCENASLQRSEKHELCFFPFPRDETVCENNSAAMATFCLLVLTHLT; translated from the exons ATGCCGAAACAATGCTCGtttgcaaattgcaaaaattatgaCACTGGTGGTGCATTGTCATTCTTCCGTTTTCCCAAGGACCACTCTCTTTGCCAAGTATGGCTGTCGGCATGCAAACAGAACACGAATGTCTCGAATGGAAGGATTTGCCAGGTGCATTTTTCTCCCGAAGATTTCGAGGCCCCACAAATCTTCAAAACAACAAGACGTAAAAGATTGCGCAAGAATG CTATTCCAAATTTACTTCTCTCCACCTGTGAAACAAATGCATGTCCGAATTCACTACTCTCAACATCAGAAGCGATTGCATCTCAAGAGGAAGATGATAATAATATTGAG GTATCTCGTGAAACCTGTTGTGTTGCCGGTTGTGAAAATGCATCCCTGCAACGTAGTGAAAAGCATGAGTTATGTTTCTTTCCCTTTCCCAGGGACGAAACAGTATGCGAGAACAATTCTGCAGCAATGGCTACATTTTGTCTTTTGGTTTTAACACATTTGACATGA